A region of Actinomycetota bacterium DNA encodes the following proteins:
- a CDS encoding GtrA family protein: MPSTDQRPAVVRAAIGFLDQFRALYREVAKFGLVGLSALVVDIGLFNYLRFAGGQGPMFDRPISAKIVSVAVATMVAYFGNRYWTFRHRGRTHMSRELAMFFLLNGVGMLIAIGCLYLSHYVLGFTSALADNLSANVIGLGLGTMFRFWSYRKWVFPLVPRNPADQEVAERDAATLI, encoded by the coding sequence ATGCCATCAACCGACCAGCGGCCTGCAGTCGTGCGGGCAGCGATCGGTTTCCTCGATCAATTTCGCGCCCTGTACCGCGAGGTGGCCAAGTTCGGGCTCGTGGGTCTTTCAGCTCTCGTTGTCGACATTGGCCTGTTCAACTATCTGCGCTTCGCAGGCGGCCAGGGCCCGATGTTTGATCGTCCGATCAGCGCAAAGATCGTCAGCGTCGCAGTTGCCACCATGGTTGCGTACTTCGGCAATCGGTACTGGACTTTCCGTCATCGCGGTCGCACGCATATGAGCCGCGAACTCGCTATGTTCTTCCTGCTCAATGGCGTTGGCATGCTCATCGCCATTGGCTGCCTCTACCTCAGTCACTACGTCCTGGGCTTCACCAGCGCGCTGGCCGACAACCTCAGCGCTAACGTCATCGGGCTTGGCTTGGGCACGATGTTCCGATTCTGGAGCTATCGCAAATGGGTATTCCCTTTAGTGCCAAGAAATCCGGCCGACCAGGAGGTCGCCGAACGCGACGCTGCCACGCTCATCTAG
- a CDS encoding PH domain-containing protein, whose translation MTYPAKLLAPGESIVYELRPHWRGLIIPIFSFLVEVFILTALFLWSDVSWFRWALGAIFVVLVVWRSVIPFLRWITTEYVFTDRRIIVRQGLLTKEGRDMPLAKTNNVTFRQSILGRMLNYGDLDIDSANADGSLIVKDVTNVEEIQRDIYRLQEEDDTRRRRNGGESGLS comes from the coding sequence GTGACGTATCCAGCAAAACTCTTGGCGCCGGGCGAATCCATCGTCTATGAGCTCCGGCCACATTGGCGCGGGCTCATCATCCCGATCTTTTCATTTCTCGTTGAGGTCTTCATCCTGACCGCTCTATTCCTTTGGTCTGATGTCTCATGGTTCCGATGGGCTCTCGGCGCGATATTCGTCGTCCTGGTCGTGTGGAGAAGCGTGATCCCCTTTTTGCGCTGGATCACGACCGAGTATGTCTTCACTGATCGACGCATCATCGTGCGGCAGGGGCTGCTCACCAAGGAAGGCCGCGATATGCCGCTGGCCAAGACGAACAACGTCACTTTCCGCCAGAGCATTCTTGGGCGGATGCTCAACTATGGCGATCTGGACATTGATTCAGCCAACGCTGATGGGAGCTTGATCGTCAAGGACGTCACCAATGTCGAAGAGATACAACGAGATATCTATCGGCTGCAGGAAGAAGATGACACTCGTCGTCGACGCAATGGTGGCGAGTCCGGCCTCAGCTAG